The window GATAATAATGAGAATGTAATAAATGTAACACATgaaataataatagataaacATGAAACTGGACATGATGCAAAGATAAAAGAAGAAACTTACAGGAACTCATCACCCACACCAACTATGGAGGCTGTAATGATGTTTGATTCCCTGCTTTTCACATCGTTGCTGATGGCATTTGGAAGAGATAACTTTCTGGCTCTACCGGCTCTTTCCAACCTTCCATCTGTAAGCATATATGCAGGCCTAAATTTTTCCTTGCCGCCCACAGAATCATTGATGCATAACAATGCGTTTGGGGTTGTGTCATTAACACTCCCTATTGAAGTATATCTATAAATACAGAAACAAAGGATAGTTAATTAGTGTTGGTCATAAAGACTGCATGATAATGCATTTCTATGTCAGAGCCATGCATGGCGTTTAaaaattttcacaaaaaaagaaagtaaaatgtATGTCAAAGTATGTAGATGGTGAATTACCCTTGGTCATAGAGACTACAGTATTGAACCTTGCAAGTCAACAGAAAAGCCCAAACGTCTCTGCCAAAAGATAATTACAGAAATGACAAAATTAGAGCTATAGACAAGTGAGCTTAAACAAAGAGTTAAGACTGATAATAATTATTGATATTGTAACAAAAGGACTGAGTGGTATAcatttaaaatgtataatatgtGGCGAAcactacttttttttatgtagCTCTGAGAAGTGGGCATAAACAAAGATTCAAAAAACTCTAATAGCATACCTGTACGACCAGTCCAAGATTGGATTAACTCTCATGAAAGCCGGCCATCCAGGTGAGCTTGGAGAGAAAATTTCTTGACCCGCCTGCACAAAATTCACAGCACTTTTTACTTATGGTCTTATGCAACTGAGAAATATTTGAGAAGGTGACAATCAGATTATCGACTGTTATATTACCCTCAAAGAAATTATATGGTAGTGTGATACGAACAAAATTAGATTCGTATcaataaacaagaaaaatactAAAAGGGATCTTGCAATTCGAGAAGCAAGGATCTCCTAATAAAAGTCTTAAGACCTCAATTTAATTCATCCATAAATATATTACAGCCCTGgtgatttatataaatactaatcTTATAGCTTGATTAGCAagctaactaaataataataaagatctCCTAGgatatatgtatctatagtagtaataataatagtaataataataataataataataataataataataataataataataataataacaataaaagtcGTATCATAGTGCGACAATAGCTTCCGAATAATTATATCTTACCGCAGTCGGATCACCGACTCTAACACCAAGGAATATTGCCCTAGTTGGTTTATTCTTTAGCAGCACCTCCAAACCAGACTTGAAATCTTGGCGAAGGATATCTAATTGCACACCATAGCTAAATGaagtaatgttaacatcatctgcTAAGTGCTATAACTTCAAGCACTTAGGAAATCATCATTGtatgatatattttatttactttgaaaagaaattaaataatgTCTTACTTAGAGGCTGTTTCGTATGTAAACGAATTGATTTCAGGGAAAACGGAAGGGCTCTCAAAATATATTGTTCTTAAAGGAAATCTAGACACATAATTCGATAGATCCCCGTTCACATGACCACAATCGACTTGATGCAAATAATATCCAGCTCTAAGAAGGTGTAACAAAAcctataataataactaaatagTTAGAAATTGTTAAACCAATAAATGCTTTAGTTTCTATGATCACACCCAAAGCTAAAGAAACTTACTGTTGAATCCTTTCCTCCATTGAAGCTAAATGCAACCTCTTCAATGCTGAAAAACGCTTAAAAGAAACAACATCAAAAAAATGCTACCTCATAGCCATAAAAGTATGATACCGCATTTAATATGTTTAAATCATGGGGAAACCGTAAAATTAAATGGCATAAAAAGCAGTTAGCTTTAGCAGGTTGTTCATAACATAACTTTGGGTAACCGGCTAGCAGACCCATTAGTATGTATGTGGGTAAGTTTATATTTGACCGGTTCCGTGGCTtagtagctttttttttttgctgagGTGGCTTAAAATGTGGACATGTGGCATGTAAAATGTAATCCATGTAGTAAATCTAGCCAGCAGATACATATTATAGtatatgattaatcattttaacCTAATGGGAAATCCCCCTAACATAGAAATTAGCTTTAGCTGGTTTTCCATTTAGGTAAACTTTGGGTTTAATAATCTAAGGCTTGATTTCCACCTGTTAGAAGAAGTAAAAGTACATATTCTTGATATATAAGATATTTTAATTACCTAAATGGACAATCTGCTAAACCTAATAGCATACTTGGTGTCACGAATGTTAACTTGACCCATCAACCCTGTGACGAACAGCCTCCACATATGAAACAACGTTTAATATCATTGACGCAAAACTAAAAGGAGAACCGGCTATCACGGCTATGAATCTCTTTAAATGGAAAACAATCAATACACTAAGAATGTCATATTGTAGCTTAAACATCAATACGAATTTAACTATTTCAAAATCTTCAACATTTACCCATACCGTACATATATTAACACCATTTCGCAAAGAGCACTACTAATGAAAGTAAGTAGCTTGTTCGATATAAAACGTGTGATATCTTATATATCATGATACAATGTCCGTCTCCTGTAAGTTCCTACATACGCAAAAAGTCAACGCGTTGCCACTAAACTAAGTCAAACAAGTGGACAACATATTGCCCACCACAATGCAAGGATTTTATACACATCAAGATAACATATACACATTATAAAGCAAAATCGTCTATAACGTATAACAACTATAACCAAAATACAACCTAAAACCATTAAAATCACAcattttttcaaatgtaatcctttaccAAAATGTTGTTCAACAAGAATTACTTCAAACCCAAATCAGTTTCAAcataatatatagatacatatagatatagatgcaATATAGATACTTACGGATAAAGAGACAGAGTTCTTTGAATAACAAAAATGGCACTATTATACTTGGTTTTCAAACTTTGATCATTACTTTCTTGAATTGCTTTATCAATCTCCATTTTTACTGcaaaaagattcaaactttaacttcaaaaccaaaaatcaagaaaatggttattgataaaaatgaaaaaaaataatatcaaaaaacaaatacataagTATAAGATTCAAACCTGTGGAAAAGGGGTTTGTTTATATGCCTTTCCAAATTCCGtgttagataattatgtgattAATTTTGGAATTGAAACACGAAATTTGGAATTTGGAgaatgaaatggaatttgggtatatttttggttttgtttttaataaaggGGTTTTTTAATAGGtattaaaaattgttttctGATTTTTCTAATAACAAGTTACAAGAAAATTGCCTTCTGATTAACAagtaacaaattttaatgcacctaattagtttttactgacaaccctaagggctgtcactaacaaaaccctttttaatatacttatttttatttttatggatgAATGATGCTAGATGATGATTTATCTGATCGAATCTATAACCAAACAGGAATTTATGAGTTGTCGGACGATATATAGTGAAAAGATTTCAAGttatttttgacaaaatgtACAACTTTTACTAGTATTTAATTTAAGGTTTAGGACTTTAGGGTCtaacatgattaaaaaaaaaaacttttataaatactTTCTTGATTATGTTTGTGTATAAGTTTATCTCTTCCAAAGCATCCAAATGACCAAATGTCTCTAACAATTTGCAAATTCGACTCGTATTGCAATTATGTTAACTAGCTACTAATTGAGCTACAAATTGGAGAAACCGACAACCTCATGATATCAAATTTAGAGGAAACGACATACgaacttttatataaagtttGCCATGAATGAAGAATAGTTGATATCATATGGTGGAGTAAGAGCATCTCTGATATGTTGGTTTGATCATCTCTAataaattgtattttatttaaaaagtatgGAATGTATTTGAAATGTCATAAAATGCTACCGAAGTATCGAATATATTTAGTATGATGAGTCTCTCAAATCTAAATTAGTAGTAATAGTTGTATGACTTGTACTCGTATGATTGTATCACACTATCACATGATGACGTTGATAGATTTCCCTCTTGGCAATTGTGTCCAATTTGGCCACATGTTTGGACTAAGGAATCCGTTAATACAGGTCCAGCCCAAGACTAATACTCGTATAAAGGAAAAGTCGatcaagaagaaaaaagaaatgcTTTTAACAACTAAATTACGAAGATATATAGTGATTTGGTCAGATCATCATGAATACTTGTTATGCACTTTGCAATTGTTGTGAAAagtattaaaagtaaaataaataagataaaaatcTTGACAAACTAATTGaggaaagttaaaaataaaacaaaaattattccTATGGAAAGAAAATAATGATTGCACATGCTAAGTTCTACATTGCTGTTATATTGCGATAGATTGGCCTAACTAGTTAGGTCTTGAATGTGGACTTAAAAACATAGTCAAatgaaattattaaattaaatattaaggTAAATGTTATGGTTATATATATTGGACATATAATTAACCACTTTTAACATATGTatggattttaatttaatgggtTACAATGtcgatatatacataaaaatgatGGGGTTGTAAacgtaaaaaataaaaataaattaaatcataCGGACTTTAGCTAAATGGCCAAGTGGAGTATATCTCGATCAAAACATCAAAATGTTAGGATTTTTATGCTATAGTACaaggttaaaaaataaaagtatattttgGGATGATTGGTGTAAATTTACTTTGTGTAAATTCTTGTAAATATTTACCGCTGGTGTTTTGTCAGAGTATGGACTAATAGAAACtttacttaaaatatatatatatatatatatgtggaaaggttattttgagaacctttaaaAAAGCAAGACCCTTTAGGAACCTTTTTTCCATCAATATTTAAAAGGGTAATATTGTACAtttataattaactaattaattaattaacaaaaaattaaaaagatatagtttttcatgcacatgtgatcaccaaTATGGCTGTAATGCACATGTTATCACCAACTAATTTTATGAAACATTGTTTATAATATACAAGCATACATGTGCTCATATGGCTATTCATGCACATATcctcatatataatatactaacaTACATGTGATCACCAATATGATTGtttatgcacatgtgatcaccaactaattttatgaaatattgtttatattatagTAGCATGCATGTGttcatttataatataactagtgcttagaccccgtgcgatgcacggacaaccctaaataattttttttaaactttattttaagattgtatcaatgaataaatataactgagttgaacataataaaaatattcttatgagttgattaatttaaagaagaagaatgttaGATATACtttgggatttattaatgatacacaagggcttaaaacgcgtacattgcacgccagagagaaattataaaattgattgcccatagtaggcgcatataagaagaattatgttggttacctggatgtgataagtattatgaattttcccccactttgatatatagacccactttgatgcgctataaccttaaataatttctttaacaccagttcaagcatgcatgtagcgaagtaaatgtactcctattacaactaatgaccattttaaaaaaaaattaatgacttaaaatgcatagaaaagtcttatttagcactaaaataaaccaagtatacctcataattttcatcacaaatttgataggctattctttgtataagatttgaaatttgttgatcattcattttaactccaatagcaccagtgacatctacaatcctaacttgcacattaaacctaccaaaaaaaaaaacagagatacaattttaccacacaacttaatgattatagagttttaatatgaaatataaatatatacctaggattgatgagaactccttccttgttacatgaataacaaatccacattttgttgtc is drawn from Erigeron canadensis isolate Cc75 chromosome 9, C_canadensis_v1, whole genome shotgun sequence and contains these coding sequences:
- the LOC122581008 gene encoding FAD synthase-like isoform X2 yields the protein MEIDKAIQESNDQSLKTKYNSAIFVIQRTLSLYPIEEVAFSFNGGKDSTVLLHLLRAGYYLHQVDCGHVNGDLSNYVSRFPLRTIYFESPSVFPEINSFTYETASNYGVQLDILRQDFKSGLEVLLKNKPTRAIFLGVRVGDPTAAGQEIFSPSSPGWPAFMRVNPILDWSYRDVWAFLLTCKVQYCSLYDQGYTSIGSVNDTTPNALLCINDSVGGKEKFRPAYMLTDGRLERAGRARKLSLPNAISNDVKSRESNIITASIVGVGDEFLSGSVKDQLGPSLCRKLHSIGWTVSRIAVIQSDVDSVADEVKRQKSTSDMVFLYGGVGLLHSDVSIAGVAKAFGVCLAPNEEFKQHLTHLYGEKCTRDVNEMAQLPEGITELLQHKKLHVPLIEVSQPLSKLSFEFPDIYIGCYRISRTGPLTITFEGKDEKMVEAAMEAVSKTLSSH
- the LOC122581008 gene encoding FAD synthase-like isoform X1, producing the protein MEIDKAIQESNDQSLKTKYNSAIFVIQRTLSLYPIEEVAFSFNGGKDSTVLLHLLRAGYYLHQVDCGHVNGDLSNYVSRFPLRTIYFESPSVFPEINSFTYETASNYGVQLDILRQDFKSGLEVLLKNKPTRAIFLGVRVGDPTAAGQEIFSPSSPGWPAFMRVNPILDWSYRDVWAFLLTCKVQYCSLYDQGYTSIGSVNDTTPNALLCINDSVGGKEKFRPAYMLTDGRLERAGRARKLSLPNAISNDVKSRESNIITASIVGVGDEFLSGSVKDQLGPSLCRKLHSIGWTVSRIAVIQSDVDSVADEVKRQKSTSDMVFLYGGVGLLHSDVSIAGVAKAFGVCLAPNEEFKQHLTHLYGEKCTRDVNEMAQLPEGITELLQHKKLHVPLIMCLNVILLTATNDDELDEQWDFLTDCRHSNHLPLRKSFVSKYLTTCLSDIEVSQPLSKLSFEFPDIYIGCYRISRTGPLTITFEGKDEKMVEAAMEAVSKTLSSH